The following proteins are encoded in a genomic region of Nomascus leucogenys isolate Asia chromosome 17, Asia_NLE_v1, whole genome shotgun sequence:
- the ANKRD61 gene encoding ankyrin repeat domain-containing protein 61, with translation MGNIPRKGSRDQVVDSAKSLEDGPSAALHWKLYEAIMREDCTTIEELLRYHPVNQPITILPNSTSNRLLLSQPTESIIPIHLAAKYHKAQSLLCLLRHGADPEVRDTTGLTTLNLMLLHWPVTSTTWAKPGNRMHRILTDIQNSAIACLRILCAHGAQVNAQGEISNKSSPLHLAIAYGCYPVLSILAQNGADVNAVNEASMTPLHMAANMLNKEMMEVLIAYGANVNCAVPSTGNTPLKLAVCTASSKAGRLLGAGVSCIRLLLTHGAKVNAQDYKGQTAIHEACFGGREAIINLLLEFEANVNILTRNGESPIYMYLQRSFNLRDTALLARLLYHTYPLRMTNNQGILPAGIMLPEFRLLRDTLIKQSRKPLSLQDICKRNIRNIYGEKYKWHLKQFLPVTIWNSVYCCYDLVYTS, from the exons ATGGGGAATATACCCAGGAAAGGAAGCAGAGACCAGGTAGTTGACAGTGCCAAGTCCCTGGAAGATGGCCCATCTGCAGCACTTCACTGGAAACTCTATGAAGCCATCATGAGAGAAGACTGCACTACAATCGAGGAACTCCTGAGATATCACCCTGTCAACCAGCCCATCACCATTCTGCCCAACTCCACCAGCAACAGATTACTTCTGAGCCAG CCGACAGAGTCTATCATCCCCATCCATCTGGCTGCCAAGTACCACAAGGCCCAGAGTCTGCTCTGCCTGTTACGGCATGGGGCTGACCCAGAAGTCAG GGACACAACAGGCCTCACCACACTCAACTTAATGCTACTGCACTGGCCGGTCACTTCCACCACGTGGGCAAAACCAGGCAACAGAATGCACAGGATCCTAACAGACATTCAGAATAGCGCCATCGCGTGTCTCCGCATCTTGTGTGCGCATGGAGCTCAAGTTAATGCTCAAGGGGAAATCAGCAACAAAAGTTCACCACTCCACCTGGCCATAGCATATGGTTGCTATCCAGTTCTCTCCATTTTAGCCCAAAATGGTGCCGATGTCAATGCTGTTAATGAAGCCAGCATGACACCCCTTCACATGGCCGCAAACATGCTGAATAAGGAGATGATGGAAGTGCTCATTGCCTATGGAGCAAACGTCAACTGTGCTGTCCCTTCCACGGGGAACACGCCCCTGAAGCTTGCAGTGTGCACTGCATCAAGCAAAGCAGGCCGACTCCTCGGGGCGGGGGTCAGCTGCATCCGTCTGCTGCTCACTCATGGAGCCAAAGTCAACGCCCAGGACTACAAAGGCCAAACAGCCATCCACGAGGCATGCTTTGGAGGCAGAGAGGCAATCATCAATCTCCTGCTTGAATTTGAagcaaatgttaacattttaacaaGAAACGGGGAATCTCCAATTTATATGTACCTTCAGCGCAGTTTCAATTTAAGAGATACGGCACTTCTGGCCAGGCTACTTTATCACACTTATCCTCTGAGAATGACCAATAACCAAGGAATTCTACCTGCAGGAATCATGCTACCAGAATTCCGCCTCTTAAGGGACACCCTAATAAAGCAATCGCGAAAACCTTTATCCCTACAGGATATCTGCAAAAGAAACATCAGGAATATTTATGGTGAGAAATACAAATGGCACTTGAAGCAATTCCTCCCAGTGACGATATGGAATTCTGTCTACTGCTGTTATGACTTGGTATATACCTCTTGA